TAGACATTCTTGTCTTAACATCACCATGGAAGATATCATCTAAATATCTCATCTGTTGAGCATCAATATCCATAATTGTTACGTCTGCGCCTAAACCTTTAGCCATCTTAGCAGAGTTAATACCTACAATTCCACCACCGATAACTATTACTTTTGCTGAAGTTACACCTGGAACTCCACCTAATAAAACTCCACGACCACCTTGTGGTTTCTCTAAGAAACGAGCACCTTCTTGAGTAGCAAGTCTACCTGCTACCTCACTCATTGGCGTAAGTAAAGGTAAAGAACCATCTTCTAACTCAACTGTTTCATAAGCGATAGAAACAACATTCTTCTCCATTAAAGCATCAGTTAATTCTTCTTCTGCAGCTAAGTGAAGATAAGTATAAAGGATCTGTCCTTCTTTAAATAAATCATACTCTTCTGGTAAAGGCTCCTTAACCTTCATAATCATATCTGCTGCATCAAATACTTCTTTTGGAGTAGCTAACATCTTAGCTCCTGCTTGCTTATAATCTTTATCAGAAATCCCACTCCCAACTCCACCATTCTCTTCAATTACTACCTCATGTCCCTCATTAGTCAACGTCTCTACCCCTGCTGGAGTGATTGCAATTCTGTTTTCATTATTCTTAATTTCTGCTGGTACACCTATAATCATTTAAAACTCCTCCTTAATTAAATTTAAAGTTATTTATTAATTTTTCTTTCATTCACTATTGTAACAATGCAAGACC
The sequence above is a segment of the Selenihalanaerobacter shriftii genome. Coding sequences within it:
- the ald gene encoding alanine dehydrogenase, producing the protein MIIGVPAEIKNNENRIAITPAGVETLTNEGHEVVIEENGGVGSGISDKDYKQAGAKMLATPKEVFDAADMIMKVKEPLPEEYDLFKEGQILYTYLHLAAEEELTDALMEKNVVSIAYETVELEDGSLPLLTPMSEVAGRLATQEGARFLEKPQGGRGVLLGGVPGVTSAKVIVIGGGIVGINSAKMAKGLGADVTIMDIDAQQMRYLDDIFHGDVKTRMSNKYNIYDEVTKADLVIGGVLIPGAKAPHLVTEDMIKDMKEGAVIADVAIDQGGCVETTYPTTHDDPVFT